Proteins from a genomic interval of Amycolatopsis sp. cg13:
- a CDS encoding MerR family transcriptional regulator has protein sequence MRIGELAQRAGTTTRALRFYEAQGLLPAARAANGYREYDEDDLRLVTEIQTLRTVGFSLDDTRPFVDCLRTGHDAGDACPASVEVYLRKLDEVEACMRDLAAVRSALLDKLAAAAARPADPCTAESEESR, from the coding sequence ATGCGGATCGGCGAACTGGCACAGCGGGCCGGGACCACCACGCGGGCCCTGCGCTTCTATGAGGCACAGGGCCTGCTCCCGGCGGCGCGCGCGGCGAACGGCTATCGCGAGTACGACGAGGACGACCTGCGGCTGGTCACGGAAATCCAGACTCTGCGCACGGTCGGGTTCAGCCTCGACGACACCCGCCCGTTCGTCGACTGTCTCCGCACCGGCCACGACGCGGGCGACGCGTGCCCGGCGTCGGTCGAGGTGTACCTGCGGAAGCTGGACGAGGTCGAGGCCTGCATGCGCGACCTCGCCGCGGTCCGTTCCGCCCTGCTCGACAAGCTCGCCGCCGCCGCTGCGCGCCCGGCTGACCCCTGCACTGCTGAATCCGAGGAGTCCCGATGA
- the trxA gene encoding thioredoxin has protein sequence MTTDATFAAEVLEHGQPVLVDFTADWCPPCRMIAPVLAEISAERPGLTVRELNTDENPETMRAYQVMALPTLMLFRDGAPVASFVGARPKAKLLAELDDLLG, from the coding sequence ATGACCACCGACGCCACCTTCGCCGCCGAGGTCCTGGAGCACGGCCAGCCCGTACTGGTCGACTTCACCGCCGACTGGTGCCCGCCGTGCCGGATGATCGCGCCGGTGCTCGCCGAGATCTCCGCGGAACGACCCGGCCTCACCGTGCGCGAGCTCAATACCGACGAAAACCCCGAAACGATGCGCGCCTACCAGGTGATGGCGCTGCCGACGTTGATGCTGTTCCGCGACGGAGCCCCGGTGGCGTCGTTCGTCGGCGCCCGGCCGAAGGCGAAACTTCTCGCGGAATTGGACGACCTGCTGGGCTGA
- a CDS encoding MarR family winged helix-turn-helix transcriptional regulator yields MADVVPDRREAEVWCSYQRVQRALGSALDRQLERDAGISGADYALLVPLVNEPDGVLRMRELGATVEWDRSRLSHHVSRMCKRGLVTRENCTEDARGANVRLTEAGRAAVKAAEGQHGELVRRYFFDQVSGPELELLGRVFSRMLTRLAED; encoded by the coding sequence ATGGCGGACGTGGTGCCCGATCGGCGCGAGGCCGAGGTCTGGTGTTCCTACCAGCGCGTGCAACGGGCGCTCGGCAGCGCGCTCGACCGGCAGCTGGAGCGCGACGCGGGGATCTCCGGAGCCGACTACGCCCTCCTCGTCCCGCTCGTGAACGAACCGGACGGCGTGCTGCGGATGCGGGAGCTCGGCGCGACCGTCGAATGGGACCGCAGCCGGCTGTCGCATCACGTGAGCCGGATGTGCAAGCGCGGCCTGGTCACGCGGGAGAACTGCACCGAGGACGCGCGCGGGGCGAACGTCCGGCTCACCGAAGCCGGGCGGGCGGCGGTCAAGGCGGCCGAGGGCCAGCACGGCGAACTCGTGCGCCGGTACTTCTTCGACCAGGTCAGCGGCCCTGAACTCGAGCTGCTCGGCCGCGTTTTCTCCCGGATGCTCACCCGGCTCGCCGAGGACTGA
- a CDS encoding FAD-dependent monooxygenase, protein MTSKTVLVSGASVAGPSAAYWLHRYGYSVTVVEAAPQLRPGGQAVDFRGEQMKLIEAMGLLDDLRELDTALREQVQLDPSGQPAFTLPSGFTNGELEVLRGDLARILYDHTKGYTEYVFGDRVTSLTETADGVDVTFRHGAPRRFDLVVGADGIHSGVRTAAFGPEAKFRTDLGYHVAGFTAPNHLRLDHEGLLYNEPGLGAIVTSHLDPATVTVGLSFRGDPDGYGRPDLARQKDIVTEVFAGAGWELPQLLTAVADAPDLYFDTVGQIKLDSWSRGRVVLLGDAAWCAGPGGSGTGLAMMGAQILAGELAAAGGDHATAFARYEQRLRKAARVGQRNGAGSADFLVPATEEKLRKRNKMYRQLAGPIGRRVFAYMGTRAANAVKFREYPQPRAHALP, encoded by the coding sequence ATGACCAGCAAGACCGTTCTCGTGTCCGGCGCCAGCGTCGCGGGCCCGTCCGCCGCCTACTGGCTGCACCGTTACGGCTATTCGGTGACCGTCGTCGAGGCCGCGCCGCAGTTGCGACCGGGCGGGCAGGCCGTCGACTTCCGCGGCGAGCAGATGAAGCTCATCGAAGCGATGGGCCTGCTCGACGACCTGCGGGAGCTCGACACCGCGCTGCGCGAGCAGGTGCAGCTCGACCCCTCCGGGCAGCCCGCCTTCACCTTGCCGAGCGGGTTCACCAACGGCGAGCTGGAAGTCCTGCGCGGCGACCTCGCCCGCATCCTCTACGACCACACCAAGGGCTACACGGAGTACGTCTTCGGCGACCGCGTCACCTCGCTGACCGAGACCGCCGACGGCGTCGACGTCACCTTCCGCCACGGCGCCCCGCGCCGGTTCGACCTGGTCGTCGGCGCGGACGGCATCCACTCCGGCGTGCGGACGGCCGCGTTCGGCCCGGAAGCGAAGTTCCGCACCGATCTCGGCTACCACGTCGCCGGGTTCACCGCGCCCAACCACCTCCGCCTCGACCACGAGGGCCTGCTCTACAACGAACCCGGCCTCGGCGCGATCGTCACCAGCCACCTCGACCCGGCGACCGTCACCGTCGGCCTCTCCTTCCGCGGCGACCCGGACGGTTACGGCCGCCCGGACCTGGCCCGGCAGAAGGACATCGTCACCGAGGTCTTCGCCGGCGCCGGATGGGAACTCCCGCAGCTGCTGACCGCCGTCGCGGACGCGCCCGACCTGTACTTCGACACCGTCGGCCAGATCAAGCTCGACAGCTGGTCCCGCGGCCGGGTCGTGCTGCTCGGCGACGCCGCCTGGTGCGCCGGGCCGGGCGGATCCGGCACCGGGCTCGCGATGATGGGCGCGCAGATCCTGGCCGGGGAACTCGCCGCGGCCGGCGGCGACCACGCGACCGCGTTCGCCCGCTACGAGCAGCGGCTGCGCAAGGCCGCCCGCGTCGGACAGCGCAACGGGGCCGGTTCGGCCGACTTCCTGGTGCCGGCCACCGAGGAGAAGCTGCGCAAGCGCAACAAGATGTACCGCCAGCTCGCCGGTCCGATCGGCCGCCGCGTCTTCGCGTACATGGGCACCCGAGCGGCGAACGCGGTCAAATTCCGCGAATACCCGCAGCCTCGCGCGCACGCCTTGCCTTGA